The DNA segment TGCCGCCGCGCGATCCCGATCGCCCAAGGGATGAATGGCGACTTGGAATCATAGGAATGAAAGGATTCGACGACGGCGACCGCGACGTTCTGCAACACATCGTCACGATCGCGGAAATCACGGACCACCGAGGCAATAAACGCCGAGACGGCTGGCTGGGCCAATGTCCATTGACGGGTCGCTTGTCGGGTTGTTTCGTCCATAAATCGCTCCATAAAAAAAAAATGCCTCACATACTTACTTATCCGAGCGGACCCTTTTATGACCAACCATTCCCGAATTTCCGACATTTTTTTCCGCTTGATGCCAACATTACCAAGCGAATCGGGGACGCAAGTCAATTTGTCGACAAAGCAATCCCACGCTCAAATCGATTTCGTGACCTAATATTCCTTTCAAGGCGGACGGTTCGATGAGGCAAGTCCCAGTCGTGCCCTCCGGAAACTCACTCTGTTGACTTGTCGTTATACGCTCAGAAGAACAATCCATGCTCCGATTATTTCGATCTTGCTTAAAATTCGTTTTGCCCGCTCTGCTGACGCTGGGCGCTACGGCCGCCTTGGCTTGTACCGGCATTACCCTTCGGCCCGGCGACGGTTCCGTCATTTTTGCCCGGACGATGGAGTTCGGGACAGACCTCCAATCGAACGTGATCATCATCCCGAGAGGCTATTCATTTGAAGGCACGGCCCCCGGCGATAAGCCCGGCATGCGATGGAAATCCGAATACGGGATCGTCGGAACCAATGCCTTCGATGAACCACTCGTTGCTGACGGATTGAATGAAAAGGGCTTGCATGTCGGGGTGTTTTACTTCCCCGGTTTCGCCAAATACCAGGATGTGAAACCCGAGGATGCCGATCGATCGCTCGCCCCTTGGGAACTGAGCACCTACCTACTCGGTACGTGCAGCAGCGTCGATGAAGCCGTCGAAGCGGCCAACAACGTCCTCGTCGGGGAAGTCGTGATGAAAAAGATGGGCTTCGTCCCCCCCCTTCATCTGATTGCAACGGACGCCACTGGCAAGTCGGTCGTCTTCGAACACGTTGACGGAAATCTGACCACGCACTCCAATCAGATCGGCGTGATGACAAACTCGCCGCAGTTCGACTGGCACCTGACCAATCTGAGCAACTACGTCAACTTGACCGCACAAAACTCCGAGGGAATGGACTTGGCCGGGAAACAAATCGAGGCACTCGGCCAAGGAAGCGGAATGCTTGGGTTGCCGGGGGATTTCACGCCTCCGTCACGATTTGTGCGTGCCGTCGCCTATTCCAAAGCTGCGTTGCCTGTCAAAACCGCAAAAGAGGGCGTCTTACAAGCCTTCCATATTCTGAATCAGTTCGATATTCCCAAAGGGGCGGCTATGGCCAACGAAAAAGGGAATGAAGTTGCCGACTATACCCTCTGGACAAGCGCCGCGGATTTAACAAACCTGCGTCACTATTTCCGCACCTATGAAAACAGCCAGATCCGGATGGTCGACCTCAAACAGGTCGACTTCGACGCCAAGGACATCAAGACCATTTCGATGCGAGGCGAAGAGGTCATCCCAGACCTTTCGAAAACCGCAAAGTAAAGTTGCAAGTCGCTACCAAATCCTCAAGGTTCGCAACAAAGATCTCGCGGATCGCGTTGGGGATGTGGACGGTCTCCGCCCCGTCCGTTCGTCCGCTTCAGCAATTGGAAACCGATCTTACATGTTTGCGTAAGCGCAACGGTGAGGGGAGCGGCCCCTCACCTTCAGCCGTGCCGCTCGCTTCGCAGCAAACGGCTCTACCTTCAACACGCCCTTCTCCACGCTCCGCACAAAGGGGGAGGGTAGGAAAAGAGATTACTACGAAACGATAAAGCTATCGAGCGAAGATTCTACTCGGTGAGCGTCTTGATCAGAAAATCGCCTGCAGCTTGCTCAGCCTCTGTGCCTGTCGCGAGCTGAGCAGCCGACGTCGCGTTTATGGCGTTATATCCGGCTTGGACCGGAGCGGCCAACAATTCAATGCGAGATTCCGAGAGGTCCTTCTTTTCGCCATCCACTGGGCTGACGCACAGTAGAGGGCGAGGTGCACACAGTGCAGCTAGCTGCGAAACATCGGCTACTTTGAGAAGGTTCGGAGCGTAGACCCACAACGGCTGCGGCAAAGGGTCGGCGATCGCATCGACAAGGCTGCCCAGCGTCCGCTCGGTAACCACTGCGTCAATCTGGTCAGAGAGGGCTGCCGCAAGCAGTGCAGTCAACCCGCTACTGCCACGTCCATACACGGCAACTTCCCCAAGACCTTCTTGGTCCGAAAGAGTGCGTGCCGCGACGATCACATCCCAAGCCTGTTGAGCCAATAAAGGACGACCAAGCACGATCGCGTCACTAGCACATTGATTGGCATTGACCACGCCTTCTCCGGTCCCTCGAACATCGAGAGCCAGTATGGCGATTGGTTGTTCGAGCAATCGGCGAACCGTTTCCGATTTCATCGCCGCCTGCTTTCCTTCCGAGTCCAAAACGATCACCAAAGGCAGAGGCTTTTTAGCGTTCTCGGGTTGGATCAACAGAGCAGGTACTTCCAGCTCGCGTTCGGTCCGAATGGTAAGTCGCTTAACCGTGTGACCTTCCCAGTCAAACGATCCGTGCTCTTCCGCAGGCGACTTGAACGCCTGCGGTTTGCCGCCCAGCGTTTCCCAAAGCTGTTCACGTAGGTTTGCTGCCCAGGCAGTGTAACCGGCGGCGTCGCTTGGCACGCTCGGATAGGCCGATACCAATCGGTTTGCTTCCTCGCGAACCAAGTCGGCATAGCTTCTGGCATCGGCAGGAAATTTGCCGTCTTTGAATACTATCAGGTCTTTCGACTTCTTGTCTTCTAGCACAATTTCAGGTTCGGCAACGGGCGAACCATCGCCGCGTCCCTGAAGAAAACGGTTGAACCATCCGTAACCAGCTTCACGCAATGGCTTCGACCAACCATGACCGGCTGGAACATCACGCAGCGTCACGTGATCGGCCGAATCATAAAGAGCATAGATCTGTTCGGCGCGGCGAATCGTATCGCGCGTTCCGGCAATTGGGAAAATGGGATCCTTCTGACCGTTGCCAGCAAGAAACGGACGTGGTGCCGCAAGCCCCACGAACTGGAACTGCTCCATGTTCTGAGCAATACCGGGCAGATGGTTGCAAATACAATGATTGCCGCCATCCTTGATCCAAGCTTCATAAGAGCAAAGACAACAGAACGACGCACCACATGCAAATCGACTATCGATCGGCATCGCATACATCGTATTTAATCCGCCACCTGAATTGCCTGCGATGCCGATCCGCTTGGGATCCACTTCCGGACGCGTCTCCAGATAGTCGAGTGATCGAATGCTATCCCATAGCATGTAACGCAGATTGGTATGGCCGACAAGCAACGCAGGGTAGCTGACCTGGTGGGAGTATCCACGCAACTTTCGTTCACCCTGTCCGATCGGATCATAAGCCAGCACGACGTAGCCTTGGCGAACCAATCCGATCTGAGCGGTACGGTAGAGATCATAGTTTTTGCCGTCGTCCATCGAGTGACCAGCGGTCACCACGATTGCAGGCAACGGGCCTTCCAAGCCAGTTGGGACATACAAATTCGCCGTCACGTAAAAGCCAGGAAAGCTCTCGAAGACGACATTCTCGATCGTATAGCCGTCTCGCTCGGATCGCCCTGTCACTTTGGCGTTGAGTGGCGTTTTGGCAGGGCGCGGCGACAAACCAATCGCTTCGTCCAATTTGACGGCGAGTGATTCTTTTGACTTCTCCCAGTCCTCTAGCCCCACGGGATCCGCGTGCTGGCGACTGACCGCTACGTTGGCATCGATGTTGTAACGCAATGCATTCGCACTGCTGGGCAACCCACCGGGGTAGACCTTCCACGGATCGGGATCGGCAGCCAGCGACGCGCTGGCAATGATTGCGGAGACCAAAATCGCCAACGAAAACGGAGTGCGAGACAAGTTCATGTTCTGTTTCTCTATAGGTGGGGTGCGGGGGCGGGAGGAATGGGAGGCCGATTCGTCGGGGAATCGAAGCATAACATTGTCATCCGCATCATGACAACAAATGCTGCATCCAAATCAAAACTTGGCGACCATCTCTTTTGCGATCGACTTGATTTTCGAAACGTTTGCAGGAGGCGTTTCCATCAACCGATTGTAGTCAGCCAATAATTCATCGGTCTTTGCCGGATCCGATTCACGCATCGATTCAAGCCGGTCCTGCAGGCCCTCAATCGAGCTATTCAGTTCACCGGTGGCAGCAAGTTCCACCAGCACAGCCTTCGCCAACTCCGTGGAGGAAGGTGGCTGAACCGCAACTCCTTCTTCGCGTTTATCACACCCAACCAGCACGCCCACTAACAACATACAAACAAGCAATCGAGCCAACATCAACGATGCTCCTAACAGAATCGGAAAAACAAAAAAAGGAAAACGCTGCAGCACCGCACCTACGGTAGCGTCACGACTTCTCCGCCATTGCGGGAACCTAAACCATGATAAAGCTGTAGATCGACGGTCTCCGTCATCATTCGCACCGAAGCGTCCGCCAGCACGACATTCACTCCACCGGGATGGCGGCTTCTAGCAGGGAAAACTCCCTTACTATCGCCTGCACCACAGGTCGAACAGGTCATGCAACTGGGGTATTTCCAGTTAGGCGGTGCAACGGTGTTGAAAACAGTATAGATATAGACAGGACGTCCCCAGCGATAACCATAATAGCTGGTGTGATTGTTGCGTCCCGCATCGCAGGCTTGTCCATACGCTTCAACCTGGGCATCCGTAATCGGCCCCTGTTGAGTGGATTCGTTGGCTGACCAAGGCTGGGCGCGAACGAGGTCTGTCTTTTGGCGATAAGTACCGTCGTCACCATCACCCGTCAGATGCTCGCTAAACAGAATCGTATTGGACGTCCCATCGACGATCATCGCCATCCGTGTGGGAGCATCCATTCCGAACACGCCATTACGTCGTGACTCGGCAATCGTCCAGCCGATGTTGGACCCCGCAGAGACCGCATAGTTGCAATTGCCTCGCACTGTTGCACTTGGAAACGGCATGTCCGAGGGACAGGAAAAAGCTGCCATCGGCGTCGTCGCAACCAGATTGTCTACCGTCGGACTAATCGGCAGGTAGAAATCGCGAGACACGGTTTTGATTTGATCATAAAGCGCCTGCTGTTCGATGAAGGGGAGGAACGAGATCAGCGGCCCGTAACCTTGAAAGTCTGCTGCCGAAGGACTACCCGCTTTCTGTCGATACGCGGGAAACGTCAGAAACGTGTCGTGATAGTTATGTGATGCCAACCCCAACTGCTTCAAGTTGTTGGAGCATTGCATCCGTCGTGCCGCTTCGCGAGCTGCCTGAACGGCGGGCAAAAGCAAGCCCACTAACACACCAATAATGGCTATGACAACGAGTAACTCAACTAGAGTGAAACCAGCGCGCAGCGAATATGAGCGTTTCATCGCTTCCTCTTTTTTAAAAACTAAGAAGTTTAGAAATCAAGAATCCGTGTGCAAAGCAAGCCACGGAGTAAGGCGGGACCCTCAGGCTAATTACGGGAGAGTGGTTCGTCAATCCTCGAAAGGACTGTTGATTGATTCAGCAAAGTCAATCCATCAACTGCTGTGATCATTCACGACAGCAATCGTCAATGATGCGTTAGCAAAACACGTGGTGAACTGGGTCATCTGAAGTTCTTTGCTATTCAAAAAACGCATTGCGTTTTTCCGCGACCTACAGCGAGCACCTATTTTCCGTGTTCGATTTTTCGGACGACCGCGGAACGAGCGTCTGTCGTAACACGGTTCGATGTCGCCACCGGACAATCACATCCTCCACGACGCAAAGTGCACGGGACAGAACGAACGTCCAATCGATGGACTGGCAAGCCGATAACGGGATGACAGGCTGTCGGTTTAGTGATTGCCGCCTTCCGCAAAACGGAAAAGCGCCCCGTTGAGTCGCAGACAAAAGCAATTGACCGGACATTAAACAAGAATTTGAGCGTTGGCTCGGATGATAAATTATCTGCCTAATCGTCAAAATGCCATCGTTCGTTCAGCCACCGGGATAGTGCTGCGATGTGCCCCCCGCCGTCCTCTCCCTTAGAGTAGACTAGAGTCACCGCCCGCCGCGCGACAGTCCTCTCGCAGCTAAATCCTAACCATCTCTAAATGCCTCAACGCTCATGAAAATTCTGTTTTCCACGTTGTTGTTATGGCTTCTGTGCCCGATCAGCTTGGTATCTGCGGACACCGTACTGCGTGCCGGAGCGTCATCCGTTGACATTTCGCCGCGCACTTTTCCCGCCATCCGCAATGGAGGTTTCCTGCAGGCCAGCGGGACGTCGAGCGCCGATCCGTTGCACGCTCGCAGTTTGGTGCTTTCCGAGGGGAATGAAACGATTGCGATCACCATCGTCGATTCGTGTATGTTTCCCACCGATATCTGCGATGCGATCAAGGCGAAAGTAACAAAACAGATAGGGCTGCCCGCCAATCGTATCCTAATCAGTGCCACTCACACGCATTCTGCTCCCTCGGTAATGGCGTATTGCCTAGGGACCAGTCGCGACGAAGCCTACGCGGAATACGTTGTGCCACGCGTCGCGGAAGCGATCGTTTCGGCGCACCAAAAATTGCAACCAGCAAAGATCGGATGGACGACGATTGACGCTGGTGAACAAACCAATTGCCGTCGCTGGATCACCCGCAGCGACCGCACAGGAACGGATCCCTTCGGCCAACAAACGGTCCGGGCAATGATGCATCCCGGTTACCTCAATCCTGACTACGTCCATCCCGCCGGTCCGATTGACCCGCAATTGTCATTGCTAAGCGTGGTATCTGCCGCGGACGATGCTCCGCTGTGCTTATTGGCAAATTACTCGATGCATTATTTCGGTCATGGTTCCGGCTTTTCCGCTGACTACTTCGGCGAAGTCGCCGGATTGCTGGAATCGGGGATCGCTGCAACAAGCGACTTGCCCCCTAACCACTTTGTCGGAATCATGTCGCAAGGCACCAGTGGCGATTTGCACTGGATGGATTATGGGATGCCGAAACGCCGCATCGACCGCACCGATTACGCGAAATCGATTGCCAAGCCCGCTTTAGAAGCTTGGAAACAGATCCAACATCGCTCGGACCTAACGATCGCCATGGCCGAATCTCGGATGCCCCTGCGAAGACGAGTCCCCGACGCTCAGCGGATCGCCTGGGCCAAACCGATCAATGACAAACGCGGCGATGCGCTCCCGAAAAACCGCGAAGAAGTGTACGCCCAGCAGGCAGAATGGATTCATGCCAATCAGGAAACCGAAGTGGTCTTGCAAGCCGTCCGCATCGGCGACCTGGGGATCACTGCACTGCCTAACGAGGTATACGGAATCACCGGCCTGAAACTTAAACAGCAAAGCCCATTAGAAACCACTTTCAACATGGAACTTGCCAATGGCGCCGAAGGATACATCCCACCGCCCGAGCAACATCGCCTGGGCGGTTACACGACCTGGCCGGCTCGAACAGCAGGACTGGAAGTCGAAGCAGAGCCCAAAATTGTCGAGCGCGTGTTGACGTTATTGGAGTCCGTGTCGGGAAAAGAGCGACGCGTTCTGGTCGATCCGTCGAATCCGTATTCCGAAAAAGTGACGAAAGCCCAGCCCACCGCCTATTGGCGACTGGGCGACATGGTCGCTGATCAAGCCGCCGATGCGACCGGAAATCACCCTGCGCAGTTCAACGGGGGCGTGGCCCTATACCTGCAGGGACCTGACCTGCACGCGTCCGCTGCTACCGAAGCAGGGGAATCCAGCAACCGCTGCGTTTACTTTGCCGGCGGTTCGATGCAGGCTGAGGTCGCAGATCTTCCTGACGACTACAGCCTGTCGATGTGGTTCTGGAATGGCTTACCCGCTGGCAGTGAAAATCCGTCGGCGACCTTGTTTTCAAGAGGCGAGGGTGAGGATCAACAGGCGTTGACGATTGCCAGCACCGATGATGGTCTACCCACGCTTGCCTTCCGCAACGGCGCCGCCGAACAAGATGGTTCCGAGATGCACGTGGGATCGACGCCCCTGGGCACCAAAGCCTGGCACCACGTGACCTTGGTCCGCCACGCCGACAGCGTAAAGATCTATTTAAACGGCAGCGCACAACCGGAGCTACAAACTTCGCTCCATTCAGCCCCCGCTGCGTCCGACGAATTTTTCTTTGGCAATTTCGATGGCAAGCTAGATGAAATCGCCTTGTTCGCTCGTCCGTTATCAGGTGAGGAAACGGCAGAATTCTATCGTGCTTCCAACATGAAAGCCCCCAAGATTCCGTCGAAGTCGATCGTGCAAGGTGAAAAACCGTCGGACTCCGCAGCTCTTAAACGTTACGCCGAGGAAATTCAAAAATCAAAACCGGTCGCTTTTTGGCGACTGCATGATAACAACCGTAACGCCGCAAAAGACGAACAGGCCGCCCACGACGGGACGTACGAACCGAAGTCGGGACCTCGCAAACCCGCCGCGTTGCAGCCGAATTTTTCCGGTGGCCGCATGCTGGCGAGCGTTCCAAAATTGAACGATCAATACAGCGTTGAATTCTGGTTGAACAATCAACAGCCCAACAACAACCGTCCGGTCACCGGGTATCTGTTCACCCGAGGCATCGAAGGTGCAAATGGCGCCCCCGGCGATTGTCTGGGAATCGGCGGCACGCATTCCGGCAGCGGGCGACTGTTTTTGTACAACGGCAACGAACGGGGCGAACTGGTCAGCGGCAAAACCGTACTGACAACCGATAGCTGGAACCACGTGGTCCTGGTCCGCGACGCAAACCAAGTAAAAGTTTTCCTAAATGGCGATCTTGAAATCGACGGTCCGCTAATCAAAACCTACCCCGAAGGTTGCTCGCAAATGCAGATTGGTGGGCGCAACGATAACTACGCAAATTTCCAGGGCATGATCGACGAAGTCGCGGTCTATGACCGTACGCTTTCAGCCGACGAAGTTCGAACGCACTTTGCCACCGCTGGCGCAAAACCGATTGCCCGAAAAAAGTCAGAGACTCCATCGGAACTTGAGCCTACAACCGCCGCAGCCTCCCTCAAAAAGATCCACGTGCGAGAAGGGTTCGAGGTCCAATTGGTCGCCAGCGAACCATTGGTAAAAGACCCCGTCGCCATCGACTGGGGACTGGATGGCAAATTGTGGGTTGTTGAAATGGCGGATTATCCGTTGGGCATGGACGGGGCTGGAAAACCAGGAGGCCGCATTCGTGTGCTGGAAGACCAAGACCAAGATGGCCGTTACGATTCGTCAACACTGTTTGCCGACGGACTCTCGTTTCCCAATGGGATTCTGGTCTGGGGGAACGGCGTGCTGGTTACCGCCGCGCCCGAAATCCTCTATCTGGAAGACAGCACCGGCGATGGCAAAGCCGACATCCGCCGCAGCGTCTACAGTGGATTCCTGGAAGGCAATCAGCAGCTGCGAGTCAACGGATTGCGATGGGGGCTGGACAACTGGATTCATTGTGCCAGTGGCAGTCACCACTCGGGTTACGGAAAGGGTAATCAGATTACCTCGGTACTGACTGGGCAGGCTCACCAAATCGGCAGCCGCGACTTTCGCATTCAGCCCGATACCGGTGACATCGACCCGCAGAGCGGCCCTTCGCAGTACGGCCGTAATCGTGACGACTGGGGAAACTGGTTTGGAGTGCAAAACAGTCTTCCGCTGTGGCACTATGTGTTGGCCGATCAGGACATTCGCCGCAACGCACACTTCGCTCCGCCCGATCCCAAACGGCAAGTGGTCACGCCCAGCAACCCACCGGTCTACCCCGCCGCACAGCTGCAAAAACGTTTCCACAATTTTGACCAATCGGGCCGCTTCACATCGGCTTGTTCAGCCATCATCTATCGCGACAACGTGTTGTTCCCGCGCGCTGACAATCAACAGCATGCGTTCACATGCGAACCGTTTCATAACTTGGTCCAACACAACATTATCACGGACGACGGAGTCAGTTTTAACTTTCACCGCGATCCGGCTGAAGCAGATTTCGATTTCTTTGCCAGTCAGGATCGTTGGTGCCGCCCTGTGATGGCTCGCACCGGACCAGATGGTGCGCTCTGGATCGTGGACATGTACCGCTACATGATCGAACATCCGCAATGGCTGCCTCAGAACGGCAAGGACGAATTGCTACCCTACTATCGACTTGGTGAAAACCGTGGACGTATCTATCGCATCGTCCCTACAGGAAAACTGCTCGACGCTGCTCCAATCGCAAATTCAACGGCAGGCCTGCTAGCCGCTCTGGCAAGTTCCAATGGTTGGCAACGCGATGCGGCACAACAAAACTTGGTCCGCAGGAAAGAGCCCGCTGCCGTCCCTCAGATTGAATCGATTGCAACGGCCGGTGAAACGCCGCAACAGCGACTGCAGGCCCTCTGCACACTCGATGGCATGCAAACCCTCAGCATCGATGTTTTACAGTCGGCACTGCAAGATCCCCACGCCGGAGTTCGTCGACAGGCCGTCCGGCTGGCGGCTGAACATCCTGTCGACGTCAAGCGGTTGGAACCCCTCGCGAAAGATCCGAACGCCAAGGTGCGACTACAACTGGCGGCGACGCTGGGTGCCTACGATGACTTGATGGCGGCAGAACTACTGGCTCGCTTGGCGGTTGATTCCGCCGATGAAGACTACGTCCTAGCGAACGTGATGAGCTCGCTGAACCAACGCAACATCGCCCAGGTCCTGACAGCCACGATTGCGTTATCATCCGATGCGACGGCAAGTGAACATCAACGCCGTTTACAACAACAGCTATTTGGGCAGGTCGCAGCTCTCGGCGATGCAGCTGCGATCGGTCAGGTCGTTGCGACAATCTGCGACAATGCTGGCGGCCCGCTCAAACCGTGGCAACTTTCCGGACTGGCAGATCTTCTGGACGGATTAGCGAAACGCAAATTTTCACTGAATCAGCTGGCGGCGGAGCACCAACAGTTGGTCGATAAATCGATCGCACAGGCTGGCGCATCTGTTTCGGCTGCTTCCGACCAGCTGACGCCGTTAACCGCGGCCTCGCTGCGGCTGTTGTTAAGGCAGGAGAACGTCTATACAGAGGACATGCAACGGTTAGCCAAGCTTTTGGTGCCACAGTCTGCGGTAGAACTTCAATTGGCTGTCATCGATCGCCTGGCACTCCAGGATGATCAACCGATCGCCGACGTGATGCTGGCAGGTTGGCAGTCCTATGGCCCGTCATTACGAGCAAAAGTCTTGGACGTTTTGGCCAGCCGTACACAGTGGAGCAAGGTGCTGCTAACAAGCGTTGTTGCGAAACAGATTTCCGCCGGCGAAATCAGCCCCTCGATGCGCGAGCGTCTGCTGGCGACGAAAGACACTGCACTCCGATCCGGTTGGACCAAAGCCTTCACGACGTCGGCCAGCCCCGATCGCAAACAGACCATCGAGCGTTACCAAGGTGCGTTGGAATTGACCGGCGACGTCGAACGCGGACGGAAAGTGTTTGCGACCAGCTGCGCAGCCTGCCACAAATTTGGCGGCGTCGGACACGTCGTCGGGCCTGACCTTGCCTCGATCACCGACAAGAGACCACCCACGTTGTTGGCAAACATCATGGACCCCAGCGCCGAAGTCGAAGCACGCTACCTGACCTACATCGTCGTTACGGTCGATGGTCGCGTCCACAACGGATTGCTGGCAACCGAAACCGGCAGCAGCATCACCCTGTTATCCAACGAAGGCAAAAGCGAAACGATTCTGCGGACCGAAATCGAGGAATTGCAAGCGTCAGGAAAATCGTTAATGCCCGAGGGATTAGAGAAAGATCTCTCGCCACAAGCCGTCGCCGATCTGATTGCCTTGCTAACGGAGAAATCAGAAAGCGACGACTAACCCATTCCAAAGCAATCCGTCCCCCATCCCGTAACTACCGTCGCCAGACGGTGGTCAGGCCCCACATTCACGCTCCGGCCAGCGTAGCAACATTCTTTGACCTGGACGCTGGACAGGAAAAAGGCGGATCAAATCAGCTAGTAAAGGATGGCAATTCAAAGCCGGAGCGATAGGTTCCGCTCAGTAGTTGATTCGCTTTGGAATTATCGAGAAACGTTTCTGTCGTAGCATCGAACGGCAGCGTCGGACCAAGCCGATAAGACGCGTTCGATAGATTCAGGCTGGCGGTGTCGACCAGATGCCGTTTCATACCTTCGAACGAATCGGATGCAAACTGGTTTTCAGAAAGGGGATGAGGTTCGTTGCGAAATGACGCCTCCTTGCCCAGACGATAGGAAATATTTCCCAGGTGAGCCATAACCGCCGTGCGATGCCCATCAAGGACATCCGAGGCAAGGTCTTCGCTTTTGCGGCTTCGGACACAGTCGATGAAATTCTGCAGATGAGCTCGCGCGGAATTTTCTGGAAGACCGCTTACAGGGGCTCCTTCGATGACTTCTCCCGTCTCCTTACCATGGAGATAGAACTTGCCTTCTTTGATGACCCCTTCGTCGGTATGAAAATCGATGCTCATTTTCAGCGGTTTATCAAAGTGCAGGCCACGTTGCTGACAGACGACTTTTGCGTCGCCGAAATCATACAACGTTAACTGCGTATTGGGGGTATCTGCCTGATCCTCGTACCCGTAACGCCCTCCCAGACTGACAACGGATTTCGGACTTGCGCTTGCGGGCATCGCCCAGCGTACCATTTCGATTTCATGAGACCCAAGATTACCAATTTCCCCATTGCCATAATCCCACATCCAGTGCCAGCGGTAGTGCACCAAATTGGTTCGGTAGGGATTTAGCGGAGCCGGTCCGGTCCACAGGTCATAATCCAATTCCCGCGGCGGTTGGATCGGATTTTTGATGCCAATACTTTTGCGAGGACGGAAGATTTGAATGCTGGCGGTTTCCAGCTTGCCGTACTTCCCATCCCGGATGTCGGTGGTGTAAGCCTGCCACTTCGGATCGGAACGCCACTGCGTGCCGTGCTGAACGATGCGGCCATACTTCTGGGCCGCTTCAACCATTCGGCGGCCTTCCACGATGTTGTGACTGCAAGGTTTTTCGACATACACATCTTTCCCAGCCTGACAGGCCCAAATGGTCATCAGCGCATGCCAGTGATTCGGCGTCGCGATCGTAACCGCATCCACCGTCGGGTCCTCCAGCACTTCACGAATATCTTGCACACACTTCGGTTTCTTCCCTGAATAGCGTTCGACGGTGGCACTTCTGGAAGCAAACAGCCGACTGTCCGGATCGACCAGATGGGTGATTTCGACATTTTTGATTCCGCCCAAATCGCCCATGTGGATTTTTCCACGGCCATTGATTCCAGCAATCGCAACACGAACTCGATCATTCGCACCGATGACTTGGCCAGACGATTTTGTCCCGGAAATTGTCGTCGAAGCAACGATACCGGTTGCAGCAGCGTGCTTCAAAAAATTGCGACGCGTCGGTCGATTCATAGTTAATCACTTAAAGTTATCGTTGTTCACAAATTCGTTG comes from the Roseimaritima multifibrata genome and includes:
- a CDS encoding linear amide C-N hydrolase, with the protein product MLRLFRSCLKFVLPALLTLGATAALACTGITLRPGDGSVIFARTMEFGTDLQSNVIIIPRGYSFEGTAPGDKPGMRWKSEYGIVGTNAFDEPLVADGLNEKGLHVGVFYFPGFAKYQDVKPEDADRSLAPWELSTYLLGTCSSVDEAVEAANNVLVGEVVMKKMGFVPPLHLIATDATGKSVVFEHVDGNLTTHSNQIGVMTNSPQFDWHLTNLSNYVNLTAQNSEGMDLAGKQIEALGQGSGMLGLPGDFTPPSRFVRAVAYSKAALPVKTAKEGVLQAFHILNQFDIPKGAAMANEKGNEVADYTLWTSAADLTNLRHYFRTYENSQIRMVDLKQVDFDAKDIKTISMRGEEVIPDLSKTAK
- a CDS encoding alpha/beta hydrolase; amino-acid sequence: MNLSRTPFSLAILVSAIIASASLAADPDPWKVYPGGLPSSANALRYNIDANVAVSRQHADPVGLEDWEKSKESLAVKLDEAIGLSPRPAKTPLNAKVTGRSERDGYTIENVVFESFPGFYVTANLYVPTGLEGPLPAIVVTAGHSMDDGKNYDLYRTAQIGLVRQGYVVLAYDPIGQGERKLRGYSHQVSYPALLVGHTNLRYMLWDSIRSLDYLETRPEVDPKRIGIAGNSGGGLNTMYAMPIDSRFACGASFCCLCSYEAWIKDGGNHCICNHLPGIAQNMEQFQFVGLAAPRPFLAGNGQKDPIFPIAGTRDTIRRAEQIYALYDSADHVTLRDVPAGHGWSKPLREAGYGWFNRFLQGRGDGSPVAEPEIVLEDKKSKDLIVFKDGKFPADARSYADLVREEANRLVSAYPSVPSDAAGYTAWAANLREQLWETLGGKPQAFKSPAEEHGSFDWEGHTVKRLTIRTERELEVPALLIQPENAKKPLPLVIVLDSEGKQAAMKSETVRRLLEQPIAILALDVRGTGEGVVNANQCASDAIVLGRPLLAQQAWDVIVAARTLSDQEGLGEVAVYGRGSSGLTALLAAALSDQIDAVVTERTLGSLVDAIADPLPQPLWVYAPNLLKVADVSQLAALCAPRPLLCVSPVDGEKKDLSESRIELLAAPVQAGYNAINATSAAQLATGTEAEQAAGDFLIKTLTE
- a CDS encoding DUF1559 domain-containing protein, encoding MKRSYSLRAGFTLVELLVVIAIIGVLVGLLLPAVQAAREAARRMQCSNNLKQLGLASHNYHDTFLTFPAYRQKAGSPSAADFQGYGPLISFLPFIEQQALYDQIKTVSRDFYLPISPTVDNLVATTPMAAFSCPSDMPFPSATVRGNCNYAVSAGSNIGWTIAESRRNGVFGMDAPTRMAMIVDGTSNTILFSEHLTGDGDDGTYRQKTDLVRAQPWSANESTQQGPITDAQVEAYGQACDAGRNNHTSYYGYRWGRPVYIYTVFNTVAPPNWKYPSCMTCSTCGAGDSKGVFPARSRHPGGVNVVLADASVRMMTETVDLQLYHGLGSRNGGEVVTLP